The following are encoded in a window of Oncorhynchus keta strain PuntledgeMale-10-30-2019 chromosome 10, Oket_V2, whole genome shotgun sequence genomic DNA:
- the LOC118389510 gene encoding neuritin-like: MGFTSVKISRFCAFIALVSLTVARVSAADVKCENIYRDFSDCVLELGESMDNYQENVTSEMGVEAVCSHWEAFHTCALTALSGCQEEVGSIWETLKEDSRKIRFQGSLFDLCSPSSAPSLRSLLSPLPLLLLGLLILGGPIWPST; the protein is encoded by the exons ATGGGATTTACGTCGGTGAAGATTTCAAGATTTTGTGCATTTATTGCATTAG TGTCCCTGACTGTGGCAAGGGTCTCAGCGGCAGATGTGAAGTGTGAGAATATTTATAGGGACTTCTCTGACTGTGTTCTGGAGTTGGGGGAGAGCATGGACAACTACCAAGAGAATGTGACCAGCGAGATGGGAGTGGAAGCTGTGTGCAg CCACTGGGAGGCGTTCCACACGTGTGCCCTGACGGCTCTGTCCGGGTGTCAGGAAGAAGTGGGCTCCATCTGGGAGACCCTGAAAGAAGACTCCAGGAAGATCCGCTTCCAGGGCAGCCTCTTCGACCTGTGCAGCCCCAGCTCGGCCCCCAGCCTGCGCTCGCTTCTATCCCCTCTACCCCTGCTGCTCCTAGGCTTGCTGATCCTGGGAGGGCCCATCTGGCCATCCACATAG